A DNA window from Pseudodesulfovibrio thermohalotolerans contains the following coding sequences:
- a CDS encoding YibE/F family protein, whose protein sequence is MHPLSKTSRDWLLVIIFLIISAVLYFVPTGFESAKDENSVHCSARVTAVDDTEIQVLGMIRAGEQEVELEILDGPFRGETFTANNQLMGQLDRDKLFKPGDKAYVILTVDGDGKVVFVNPQAHYRLGLELFLLCLFAALLLLFGGLTGFKALLSFVFTGLVLWKVLVPLLLKGTDPVWLTLCVVALLSSVIIFLVAGVNRTGLTAFLGALLGVVASCAMGVYFTGHFHVHGAVMPFAETLLYAGYGHLNLTRVFMAGVFLSSCGAVMDLAMDVASAMSEVVAKKPGISRMEAIWSGIRVGRAVVGTMTTTLLLAYSGGFVTLLMAFMAQGIPLDTTFNFIYVAAEVLKTLVGSFGLVTVAPFTALAGGLLLTSRESSATDLPH, encoded by the coding sequence ATGCACCCACTCAGCAAAACGTCCCGCGATTGGCTTCTGGTCATCATTTTTCTCATTATCTCGGCGGTACTCTACTTCGTGCCCACGGGGTTCGAATCCGCAAAGGATGAAAACTCGGTTCATTGCTCGGCCCGCGTCACGGCCGTGGACGACACCGAAATCCAGGTCCTGGGCATGATTCGGGCCGGAGAGCAGGAGGTCGAGCTCGAAATCCTCGACGGACCGTTCCGGGGCGAAACCTTCACGGCCAACAACCAGCTCATGGGCCAGCTCGACCGCGACAAGCTGTTCAAGCCGGGCGACAAGGCCTACGTCATCCTCACTGTGGACGGCGACGGCAAGGTCGTGTTCGTCAACCCCCAGGCCCATTACCGTCTGGGGCTCGAATTGTTCCTGCTCTGTCTTTTCGCCGCGCTGCTTCTGCTCTTTGGCGGATTGACCGGGTTCAAGGCACTGCTTTCCTTCGTTTTCACGGGGCTGGTCCTGTGGAAGGTCCTGGTGCCTCTGCTGCTGAAGGGGACGGACCCTGTCTGGCTGACCCTTTGCGTGGTGGCCCTGCTCAGTTCGGTCATCATATTCCTGGTGGCGGGGGTCAACCGCACCGGCCTGACCGCCTTTCTCGGAGCCCTGCTCGGGGTGGTGGCCAGTTGCGCCATGGGCGTTTATTTCACCGGCCATTTCCACGTCCACGGGGCGGTCATGCCCTTTGCCGAGACCCTGCTCTATGCCGGGTACGGACATCTGAACCTGACCCGCGTGTTCATGGCCGGAGTGTTTCTTTCCTCCTGCGGCGCGGTCATGGACCTGGCCATGGATGTCGCCTCGGCAATGAGCGAGGTCGTGGCCAAGAAGCCGGGCATCTCGCGCATGGAGGCGATCTGGTCGGGCATCCGCGTGGGGCGGGCCGTGGTGGGCACCATGACCACCACGTTGCTGCTGGCCTATTCCGGCGGGTTCGTGACCCTGCTCATGGCCTTCATGGCCCAGGGAATCCCGCTGGATACGACCTTCAACTTCATCTACGTGGCCGCGGAGGTGCTCAAAACGCTGGTGGGCAGCTTCGGGCTGGTCACGGTGGCTCCGTTCACGGCCCTGGCGGGCGGATTGCTTCTCACCTCCCGGGAGTCTTCCGCAACGGACCTTCCCCATTGA
- a CDS encoding Bax inhibitor-1/YccA family protein, producing the protein MTQYPSMPQAGAARAEVVNAFMRGIYGWMSAGLGLTALISFATLTVPALTNLAFVYNAQTGQYAPTMLPMIALFAAFGMVFFMSFKISTMNPTTATGLFLAFSALNGFSLAPILYAYTTASVVSTFVTTAGMFGAMSLYGLLTKKDLTGWGSLLFMGLIGIIIAMVVNMFLQSPGMSFAISVIGVIIFVGLTAYDTQKLKTMGETVPLGDTAAIRRGTILGALTLYLDFYNLFLMLLRLMGDRR; encoded by the coding sequence ATGACTCAGTATCCCAGTATGCCTCAGGCGGGCGCGGCCCGCGCCGAGGTTGTCAATGCTTTCATGCGGGGTATCTACGGGTGGATGAGCGCAGGCTTGGGCCTGACCGCTCTGATCTCTTTTGCCACTCTGACCGTTCCCGCGCTGACCAATCTGGCATTCGTCTACAATGCCCAGACCGGCCAGTATGCTCCGACCATGCTGCCCATGATCGCCCTGTTCGCGGCTTTCGGCATGGTCTTTTTCATGAGCTTTAAAATTTCCACCATGAATCCGACCACGGCAACCGGGCTCTTCCTGGCCTTCAGCGCCCTGAACGGGTTCTCGCTGGCTCCGATTCTCTACGCCTACACCACGGCCTCGGTGGTTTCGACCTTCGTTACCACTGCGGGCATGTTCGGCGCCATGTCCCTGTACGGTCTGCTGACCAAGAAAGACCTGACCGGCTGGGGCAGCCTGCTCTTCATGGGGCTCATCGGCATCATCATCGCCATGGTGGTGAACATGTTCCTGCAAAGCCCGGGCATGTCCTTCGCCATTTCCGTTATCGGCGTGATAATCTTCGTCGGCCTGACCGCCTACGACACCCAGAAGCTCAAGACCATGGGCGAGACCGTGCCCCTGGGCGATACCGCAGCCATCCGGCGCGGCACCATCCTCGGCGCACTGACCCTGTATCTGGACTTTTACAACTTGTTCCTCATGCTGCTCCGTCTCATGGGCGACCGCCGGTAA
- a CDS encoding YccF domain-containing protein, producing the protein MLSFIGNLIWWFIGGLFMALGWLFAGCLMAISIVGLPWARSAFVIAGFSLLPFGRTLIRRDVLTGRSDLGTSDWGTVGNIIWFIVAGWWLALGHIMAALGCFITIIGIPWGWQHLKLAGATLAPIGMAVVTVEEAERVHGVRVDR; encoded by the coding sequence ATGCTTTCGTTTATAGGCAATCTCATCTGGTGGTTCATAGGCGGGCTGTTCATGGCCCTGGGCTGGCTCTTCGCCGGCTGCCTCATGGCCATTTCCATCGTCGGCCTGCCCTGGGCACGCTCCGCCTTTGTCATCGCGGGCTTTTCGCTGCTCCCCTTCGGACGGACCCTGATCCGGCGCGACGTGCTCACCGGACGCAGTGATCTCGGCACCTCGGACTGGGGTACCGTGGGCAACATCATCTGGTTCATCGTGGCGGGCTGGTGGCTCGCCCTCGGGCACATCATGGCCGCGCTTGGCTGCTTCATCACGATCATCGGCATCCCATGGGGCTGGCAGCATCTCAAGCTGGCCGGGGCCACCCTGGCCCCCATCGGCATGGCCGTGGTCACCGTGGAAGAGGCCGAACGGGTGCACGGAGTCCGCGTGGACCGTTAG
- the recA gene encoding recombinase RecA, whose translation MARKAVDPEVLRKEALGTALTTIERKFGKGSIMRLDDEASHSIPAIPTGSIGLDIALGIGGVPRGRVIEIFGPESSGKTTLALHIIAQAQKAGGSAAFVDAEHALDPGYAKRLGVKTDELLISQPDYGEQALEIADLLVRSGALDVVVIDSVAALIPQSELEGQMGETQVGSQARLMSHALRKLTGTIHKSNCVVIFINQIRMKIGMTGYGNPETTSGGNALKFYASCRLDIRRIQTLKDKDEAYGIRARIKVVKNKVAPPFRQAEVDVLYGQGISRMGEIIDMGVEHGIIEKSGAWYGYGSEKLGQGKENVRALLTDNPDLAESIEEALMTHLGFREAPEETNGDTGDAGE comes from the coding sequence ATGGCCCGTAAAGCCGTTGACCCCGAAGTCCTGCGCAAGGAAGCGCTGGGCACCGCCCTGACCACCATCGAACGCAAGTTCGGCAAAGGCTCCATAATGCGTCTGGATGACGAGGCGTCGCATTCGATTCCCGCCATCCCCACCGGCTCCATCGGGCTGGACATCGCGCTCGGCATCGGCGGCGTGCCGCGCGGGCGCGTCATCGAAATTTTCGGTCCCGAATCCTCGGGTAAGACCACCCTGGCCCTGCACATCATCGCCCAGGCGCAGAAAGCGGGCGGTTCCGCCGCCTTTGTGGACGCCGAGCACGCCCTCGACCCCGGCTACGCCAAGCGCCTCGGCGTCAAGACCGACGAGCTGCTCATCTCGCAGCCCGACTACGGCGAGCAGGCGCTCGAAATCGCCGACCTGCTGGTCCGGTCCGGCGCGCTGGACGTGGTGGTCATCGACTCGGTGGCCGCGCTCATTCCGCAGTCCGAGCTGGAAGGCCAGATGGGCGAGACCCAGGTGGGCAGCCAGGCCCGGCTCATGTCTCACGCCCTGCGCAAACTGACCGGCACCATTCACAAGTCCAACTGCGTGGTCATCTTCATCAACCAGATCCGCATGAAGATCGGCATGACCGGCTACGGCAACCCCGAAACGACTTCGGGCGGCAACGCGCTCAAATTCTACGCCTCCTGCCGCCTGGACATCCGCCGCATCCAGACCCTCAAGGACAAGGATGAGGCATACGGCATCCGCGCCCGCATCAAGGTGGTCAAGAACAAGGTGGCCCCGCCCTTCCGACAGGCCGAGGTGGACGTGCTTTATGGCCAGGGCATCTCCCGCATGGGTGAGATCATCGACATGGGCGTCGAGCACGGCATCATCGAAAAATCCGGCGCGTGGTACGGTTACGGCTCCGAAAAGCTGGGCCAAGGCAAGGAAAACGTCCGCGCCCTGCTCACGGACAACCCGGACCTCGCCGAGTCCATCGAAGAGGCCCTGATGACCCACCTCGGATTCCGCGAAGCGCCCGAGGAAACCAACGGCGACACCGGCGACGCCGGCGAGTAG
- a CDS encoding alkaline phosphatase, whose translation MLKVEKLIFRCVLALALAMVFMAGPAWAKDAKYVFFFIGDGMGLPQRAASSAYLGKKLAIEAMPAQGITTTFANDRFITGSAASATALATGMKTNINYIGVDPEFKPVKTIAEMARDRGMKVGIVSSVSIDHATPAAFYAHVKSRSMYHEIDHALADSGFDFFAGGGLKDPAGKKSKAPKGNALEKAKANGYKIIDNKKDFMALKPGDGKVIAWNAWLQDGKALPYVMDMTDKDITLPQFTSKAIEMLDNDKGFFLMVEGGKIDWACHANDAAASIKNTIAFDDAVQQAIAFYNEHPDETLIVVTGDHECGGLTLGFAGTKYGSHYDVLSSQKVSFQKFTDEIMGDFKKKGGDFNAMKPVITAEFGLKFDGDAKTDPMVLADYQVADIEQAFRRSMAGEKVKGGDYLLYGEYDPLSVTLTHVLNQKAGLGWTSYKHTGVPVSTSAMGVNAESFNGSYDNKDVATKIMSSMGLPAEAVYADAATVRVAAN comes from the coding sequence ATGTTGAAAGTGGAAAAACTGATTTTCCGGTGTGTCCTCGCGCTGGCTCTCGCCATGGTGTTCATGGCCGGTCCCGCCTGGGCCAAGGACGCCAAGTACGTATTTTTCTTCATCGGCGACGGAATGGGTCTGCCCCAGCGCGCCGCCAGCTCGGCTTATCTGGGCAAGAAGCTGGCCATTGAGGCCATGCCCGCCCAGGGTATCACCACCACCTTCGCCAACGACCGGTTCATCACCGGCTCCGCCGCTTCCGCCACGGCTCTGGCTACCGGCATGAAGACCAACATCAACTACATCGGCGTCGATCCCGAGTTCAAGCCGGTCAAGACCATCGCCGAGATGGCCCGGGATCGCGGCATGAAGGTCGGCATCGTCTCTTCCGTGTCCATCGACCATGCCACTCCGGCCGCTTTCTACGCCCATGTGAAGTCCCGCTCCATGTACCATGAGATCGACCACGCCCTGGCCGATTCCGGCTTCGATTTCTTCGCTGGCGGCGGTCTCAAGGACCCTGCTGGCAAGAAGTCCAAGGCTCCCAAGGGCAACGCTCTTGAGAAGGCCAAGGCCAACGGCTACAAGATCATCGACAACAAGAAGGACTTCATGGCCCTGAAGCCCGGCGACGGCAAGGTCATCGCCTGGAACGCCTGGCTTCAGGACGGCAAGGCCCTGCCTTACGTCATGGACATGACCGACAAGGACATCACCCTGCCCCAGTTCACCTCCAAGGCCATCGAGATGCTCGACAACGACAAGGGCTTCTTCCTCATGGTCGAGGGCGGCAAGATCGACTGGGCCTGCCACGCCAACGACGCGGCGGCTTCCATCAAGAACACCATCGCCTTTGACGATGCCGTCCAGCAGGCCATCGCCTTCTACAACGAGCACCCCGACGAGACCCTCATCGTCGTCACCGGCGACCATGAGTGTGGCGGCCTGACCCTGGGCTTCGCGGGCACCAAGTACGGTTCCCACTACGATGTCCTGAGCAGCCAGAAGGTTTCCTTCCAGAAGTTCACCGATGAAATCATGGGCGACTTCAAGAAGAAGGGCGGCGACTTCAACGCCATGAAGCCCGTCATCACCGCCGAGTTCGGCCTGAAGTTCGACGGCGACGCCAAGACCGATCCCATGGTTCTGGCCGACTATCAGGTCGCCGACATCGAGCAGGCCTTCCGTCGCTCCATGGCTGGCGAGAAGGTCAAGGGCGGCGACTACCTGCTGTACGGCGAGTACGATCCGCTTTCCGTCACCCTGACCCATGTGCTGAACCAGAAGGCCGGTCTGGGCTGGACCTCCTACAAGCACACCGGCGTCCCGGTTTCCACCTCCGCCATGGGCGTGAACGCCGAGTCCTTCAACGGCAGCTATGACAACAAGGACGTGGCCACCAAGATCATGTCCTCCATGGGCCTGCCCGCCGAGGCCGTGTACGCTGACGCCGCCACCGTGCGCGTGGCCGCCAACTAG
- the rplM gene encoding 50S ribosomal protein L13: MKTYSPKPEDANREWFIVDATDKILGRLATEITTRLRGKHKPEFAPHMDMGDFVVVINADKIKVTGQKMDAKMYYKHTNHPGGLKQKTLRQMLDIKPENVITAAVKGMLPKNKLAAQQLKKLKVYAGPEHPHAAQAPKLLDF, translated from the coding sequence ATGAAGACATATAGCCCGAAGCCGGAAGACGCGAACCGCGAATGGTTCATCGTCGACGCCACGGACAAGATCCTGGGCCGTCTGGCCACCGAGATCACCACCCGTCTGCGCGGCAAGCACAAGCCGGAGTTCGCCCCCCACATGGACATGGGCGACTTCGTGGTGGTCATCAACGCCGACAAGATCAAAGTCACCGGCCAGAAGATGGACGCCAAGATGTACTACAAGCACACCAACCATCCTGGCGGTCTCAAGCAGAAGACCCTGCGCCAGATGCTGGACATCAAGCCCGAGAACGTCATCACCGCCGCCGTCAAGGGTATGCTGCCCAAGAACAAGCTGGCCGCCCAACAGCTCAAGAAGCTGAAGGTCTACGCCGGTCCCGAGCACCCGCACGCGGCCCAGGCTCCCAAACTTCTGGATTTCTAA
- the alaS gene encoding alanine--tRNA ligase, giving the protein MKANEIRRRFLEYFERNGHTIVESSPLTPKDDPSLLFTNAGMVQFKKLFLGQEKRDYIRATTSQKCLRVGGKHNDLENVGRTARHHTFFEMLGNFSFGDYFKEDAIRFCWEFLTEEIKLDKSRLYITIYKDDDEAGELWQKVAGVPAERIYRLGEKDNFWSMGDTGPCGPCSEVHYDQGEEVGCGPNCGIGKCDCDRFLEIWNLVFMQYDQAEDGTRTDLPRPSIDTGMGLERIAAVAQGVHSNYETDLFQSIINYTAELAGVKYRQSEEIDTALQVIADHSRAIAFLIPDQVLPSNEGRGYILRRLIRRAYRFGKLMGLEGSFLWKTASKVIDDMGGHYKELEETRNFMVEVVRGEEESFAKTLDKGLEMLEEELAELKKVNATIVPGETTFKLYDTYGFPIDIVRDVAEQHSMGVDEDEFDKFMQEQKQRSKAAWKGSGEKDVASVFQTLLEQDVTSGFSGYETMADQSEIAYLLTPEGEVVDTLDNGESGWLVAKVTPFYGESGGQVGDTGSIAAQNGKADVLDTVKPSQNLTAHKINVTEGVLKPGDSAFFNVDRTQRLATMRNHTTTHLLHAALQKVLGDHAKQAGSLVGPDRLRFDFTHIKSLSPEEIHEVEVLVNKAIFDAIPVTREVMSIEAAQSKGATALFGEKYGDTVSIIEVPGVSMEFCGGTHLDNTGIAGSFVITSESGVAAGIRRIEAATGHNAVAWLNERREAVSEAGAMLKAQPADLPRKVKDLQQQVKDMHKEMKSLQSKLASGAGRDMMSEVEEINGVKVLAVEVEAPNMGVMLEQMDALRSKLPSGIICLVAPHEDGKVSVALAVTKDLHDRFKAGDLIKPVAGEVGGGGGGRPDLARAGGSNPAGVQNALAKLKELVSA; this is encoded by the coding sequence ATGAAAGCCAATGAAATTCGCAGGCGGTTCCTTGAATACTTCGAGAGGAACGGCCACACCATTGTGGAGTCCTCTCCGCTGACCCCCAAGGACGATCCGTCCCTGCTTTTCACCAACGCGGGCATGGTCCAGTTCAAGAAGCTCTTTCTGGGCCAGGAAAAACGCGACTACATCCGCGCCACCACGTCCCAGAAGTGCCTCCGCGTCGGCGGCAAGCACAACGACCTGGAAAACGTGGGCCGCACCGCCCGCCACCATACCTTTTTCGAGATGCTCGGCAACTTCTCCTTCGGCGACTACTTCAAGGAAGACGCCATCCGGTTCTGCTGGGAGTTCCTGACCGAGGAGATCAAGCTCGACAAGAGCCGCCTCTACATCACCATCTACAAGGATGACGACGAGGCCGGGGAGCTTTGGCAGAAAGTGGCCGGAGTTCCGGCCGAGCGTATCTACCGTCTGGGCGAGAAGGACAACTTCTGGTCCATGGGCGACACCGGCCCCTGCGGCCCCTGCTCCGAGGTCCACTACGACCAGGGCGAGGAAGTGGGCTGCGGCCCGAACTGCGGCATCGGCAAATGCGACTGCGACAGGTTCCTTGAAATCTGGAACCTGGTCTTCATGCAGTACGACCAGGCCGAGGACGGCACCCGCACCGACCTGCCCCGTCCCTCCATCGACACGGGCATGGGTCTTGAGCGCATCGCCGCCGTGGCCCAAGGCGTGCATTCCAACTACGAAACCGACCTCTTCCAAAGCATCATCAACTACACCGCCGAGCTGGCGGGCGTGAAATACCGCCAGTCCGAGGAGATCGACACCGCCCTGCAGGTCATCGCCGACCACTCCAGGGCCATCGCCTTCCTCATTCCCGACCAGGTGCTGCCGTCCAACGAGGGCCGCGGCTACATCCTGCGCCGCCTCATCCGCCGCGCCTACCGCTTCGGCAAACTGATGGGCCTGGAAGGCTCCTTCCTGTGGAAGACCGCCTCCAAGGTCATCGACGACATGGGCGGCCACTATAAGGAATTGGAAGAGACCAGAAACTTCATGGTCGAGGTCGTCCGGGGCGAAGAGGAATCCTTCGCCAAGACTCTGGACAAGGGCCTCGAAATGCTTGAGGAGGAGCTGGCCGAACTGAAGAAGGTCAATGCGACCATCGTTCCCGGCGAGACCACCTTCAAGCTCTACGACACCTACGGCTTCCCCATCGATATCGTCCGCGACGTGGCCGAACAGCATTCCATGGGCGTGGACGAGGACGAATTCGACAAATTCATGCAGGAGCAGAAGCAACGCTCCAAAGCCGCCTGGAAAGGGTCCGGCGAAAAGGACGTGGCCTCCGTGTTCCAGACCCTGCTCGAACAGGATGTGACCTCCGGATTCTCCGGCTACGAAACCATGGCCGACCAGTCCGAGATCGCCTACCTCCTGACCCCCGAGGGCGAAGTCGTGGACACGCTGGACAACGGCGAGTCCGGCTGGCTGGTGGCCAAGGTCACCCCGTTCTACGGCGAGTCCGGCGGACAGGTGGGCGACACCGGGTCCATCGCGGCCCAAAACGGCAAGGCCGACGTCCTCGACACGGTCAAGCCGTCCCAAAACCTGACCGCCCACAAGATCAACGTCACGGAAGGAGTCCTCAAGCCGGGCGACTCCGCATTCTTCAACGTTGACCGGACGCAGCGGCTGGCGACCATGCGCAACCATACCACCACCCACCTGCTCCACGCGGCCCTGCAAAAGGTGCTGGGCGACCACGCCAAGCAGGCGGGCTCCCTGGTGGGCCCCGATCGGCTGCGCTTCGACTTCACCCATATCAAGAGCCTCTCCCCCGAGGAGATTCATGAGGTCGAGGTCCTGGTCAACAAGGCCATTTTCGACGCCATCCCCGTGACCCGCGAGGTCATGTCCATCGAGGCCGCCCAGTCCAAGGGCGCCACCGCCCTGTTCGGCGAGAAATACGGCGACACGGTCTCGATCATCGAGGTTCCGGGCGTGTCCATGGAATTCTGCGGCGGCACCCACCTCGACAACACCGGCATCGCCGGGTCCTTCGTCATCACCTCCGAATCCGGCGTCGCCGCAGGCATCCGGCGCATCGAAGCCGCCACCGGCCATAACGCCGTTGCCTGGCTCAACGAACGCCGCGAGGCCGTGTCCGAAGCCGGAGCCATGCTCAAGGCGCAGCCCGCCGATCTGCCCCGGAAGGTCAAGGACCTCCAGCAGCAGGTCAAGGACATGCACAAGGAGATGAAGTCCCTCCAGAGCAAGCTCGCATCCGGCGCTGGCCGCGACATGATGAGCGAGGTCGAGGAGATCAACGGCGTCAAGGTCCTGGCCGTCGAGGTGGAAGCCCCCAACATGGGCGTCATGCTCGAACAGATGGACGCCCTGCGCTCCAAGCTCCCTTCCGGCATCATCTGCCTGGTCGCCCCGCACGAGGACGGCAAGGTCTCTGTCGCGCTGGCCGTGACCAAGGACCTGCACGACCGCTTCAAGGCCGGTGATCTCATCAAGCCCGTGGCCGGCGAAGTCGGCGGCGGGGGCGGCGGACGCCCGGACCTGGCCCGCGCGGGCGGCTCCAACCCGGCAGGCGTCCAAAACGCGCTCGCCAAGCTCAAAGAGCTGGTGTCCGCATAA
- the rpsI gene encoding 30S ribosomal protein S9, translated as MSDFTYATGKRKNAISRTRLYAGTGQITVNGRPFEDYFPRKTLQMVVQQPLKLVKMLDRFDIKANCSGGGVSGQAEALRHGIARALCSMDPELRSVLKPAGLLTRDARKKERKKYGLRGARASFQFSKR; from the coding sequence ATGAGCGATTTCACCTACGCCACTGGCAAACGTAAGAATGCGATCTCCCGCACCCGCCTTTATGCCGGCACCGGGCAGATCACCGTCAACGGCCGTCCCTTCGAGGACTATTTCCCCCGCAAGACCCTGCAGATGGTTGTCCAGCAGCCGCTGAAGCTGGTCAAGATGCTCGATCGCTTCGACATCAAGGCCAACTGCTCCGGCGGCGGCGTGTCCGGCCAGGCCGAGGCTCTGCGCCACGGCATCGCCCGCGCCCTCTGCTCCATGGACCCGGAACTGCGCTCCGTCCTTAAGCCCGCCGGTCTGCTGACCCGCGACGCCCGTAAGAAAGAGCGTAAAAAGTACGGTCTCCGCGGCGCCCGCGCTTCCTTCCAGTTCTCCAAGCGTTAA
- a CDS encoding tRNA(5-methylaminomethyl-2-thiouridylate) methyltransferase, translated as MAERKTYDALALLSGGLDSILAMRTVMDQGLSVLGLHFVTPFFGKPHLIPFWRDHYGIKAVEVDIRQKYVDMLLDGPSQGFGKWLNPCIDCKIVMLGHARGLLNEYGAKFLISGEVIGQRPMSQREDALNLITKRAQVRDLLLRPLCAGNLPPTPMEESGLVDRTRLHDWHGRGRKPQYALAERYGFTEIPTPAGGCCLTESQGAARFVKLLTYRDRPTPNDFSLVRAGRQVWAGSHWLAFGRTAADNEQLAACAEPDDYVFKLTDLPGPLAVGRPVAGDWEPEAVLDAAALVSSYSGKARKRFESTGEPVRVDVRRRERVETVSVIPARETVLGWTEPAPELVREWKKKEVQA; from the coding sequence ATGGCGGAACGAAAAACATACGACGCGCTGGCGCTGCTTTCCGGCGGCCTGGATTCCATCCTCGCCATGCGCACGGTCATGGACCAGGGGTTGTCCGTTCTGGGGCTGCACTTCGTCACGCCCTTTTTCGGCAAACCCCACCTTATCCCGTTTTGGCGGGACCACTACGGCATCAAGGCCGTGGAAGTGGACATCCGGCAGAAGTACGTGGATATGCTTCTCGACGGCCCCTCGCAGGGGTTCGGAAAGTGGCTCAACCCGTGCATCGACTGCAAGATCGTCATGCTCGGCCACGCGCGCGGCCTTCTCAATGAGTACGGGGCGAAGTTCCTGATCTCCGGCGAGGTCATCGGCCAGCGGCCCATGAGCCAGCGCGAGGACGCTCTCAATCTCATCACCAAGCGGGCCCAAGTGCGCGACCTGCTTCTGCGCCCCTTGTGCGCCGGGAACCTTCCGCCCACGCCCATGGAGGAATCCGGGCTGGTGGACCGCACCCGACTTCACGACTGGCATGGCCGGGGCCGCAAGCCGCAGTATGCTTTGGCGGAGCGGTACGGCTTTACCGAGATTCCCACCCCGGCTGGCGGCTGTTGCCTGACCGAGTCCCAGGGGGCCGCCCGTTTCGTCAAGCTGCTGACCTATCGCGACCGGCCGACTCCCAATGATTTCTCCCTGGTCCGCGCCGGGCGGCAGGTCTGGGCCGGGTCGCATTGGCTGGCCTTCGGTCGAACCGCCGCCGACAACGAGCAGCTCGCGGCCTGCGCCGAGCCAGACGACTATGTTTTCAAGCTGACCGACCTGCCCGGTCCGTTGGCCGTGGGCAGACCCGTGGCGGGCGACTGGGAGCCCGAGGCCGTGCTGGACGCGGCCGCTCTGGTCAGCTCCTATTCGGGCAAGGCCCGCAAGCGGTTCGAGTCCACGGGCGAGCCCGTCAGGGTCGACGTCCGCCGCCGCGAAAGGGTGGAGACCGTGTCCGTCATCCCGGCCCGCGAGACCGTGCTCGGCTGGACCGAGCCCGCTCCCGAGCTGGTCCGCGAGTGGAAAAAGAAAGAAGTTCAGGCTTAG
- a CDS encoding calcium/sodium antiporter, translated as MFIDLITFCVSAFLLWFGANWIVASAALIARKYNVSELVIGLTIVALGTSAPEFLVTINAAFRGQNDISLSNVVGSNIFNLGFILGVMAMIKPLVSNRTIVYRDGLLLFLTTAGILAVSFTGTLGRVFGACLVALLIGYLIYLGRKRENVGADELEETRGKVATWRDGIWLLAGFVAIAAGGDLMVSAATSIASDLGVSSWVIGVTIVAAGTSLPELVTCLAASVRGKNEMLLGNLIGSDFFNFAGVLGLTCLLKPLPVSPEASSGLVLLVIMVGLVMLLLRTGWKLTRLEGGLLVAINLFRWAHDFMP; from the coding sequence ATGTTCATCGATCTCATCACATTTTGTGTCTCGGCTTTTTTGCTTTGGTTCGGAGCCAACTGGATAGTCGCCTCAGCGGCGCTCATCGCCCGCAAGTACAACGTCTCGGAGCTGGTCATCGGCTTGACCATCGTGGCGCTCGGTACTTCGGCACCGGAATTTCTGGTGACCATTAATGCGGCCTTCCGGGGGCAGAACGACATTTCCCTTTCCAATGTTGTCGGCTCCAACATCTTCAACCTCGGCTTCATTCTTGGCGTCATGGCCATGATAAAGCCGCTCGTCTCGAACCGGACCATCGTTTACCGCGACGGTCTGCTCCTGTTCCTGACCACGGCAGGCATCCTGGCCGTATCCTTCACCGGCACCCTGGGACGCGTCTTCGGCGCATGTCTGGTGGCCCTGCTCATAGGCTACCTCATATATCTCGGCCGGAAGCGTGAAAACGTCGGAGCCGACGAGTTGGAGGAGACCAGGGGCAAGGTCGCGACCTGGCGCGACGGAATCTGGCTCCTGGCCGGATTCGTGGCCATTGCCGCGGGCGGCGACCTGATGGTCTCGGCTGCCACGTCCATAGCGTCCGATCTCGGCGTATCCTCCTGGGTCATCGGCGTGACCATCGTGGCTGCGGGCACTTCCCTGCCCGAGCTGGTCACCTGTCTGGCCGCTTCGGTGCGCGGCAAGAACGAGATGTTGCTCGGCAACCTCATCGGGTCCGACTTTTTCAACTTCGCGGGCGTGCTCGGTCTGACCTGCCTGCTCAAGCCGTTGCCCGTCTCTCCCGAGGCGTCCTCCGGTCTTGTCCTTCTGGTGATAATGGTCGGTCTGGTGATGCTCCTTCTGCGTACCGGCTGGAAGCTCACTCGCCTGGAGGGCGGATTGCTCGTGGCCATCAACCTCTTCCGCTGGGCGCACGACTTCATGCCGTAG